A genome region from Streptomyces sp. NBC_01296 includes the following:
- a CDS encoding glycoside hydrolase family 65 protein: MTTSWAWEFGRYDPKTERVVESLCTLGNGRFATRGSAPETVADAVHSPGTYLAGCYNRLVSTVGGAQVTNEDMVRLPDWTALRYRCLPEGGPPGDWLTPDDSTLRHGRVSLDLRGGTLTRRMLFQDSHGRRLGVTHTRLVHMGDPYLAAQRTVFHAYGWRGALMVESVLDGAIANTGVERYRDLAGRHLADHHVGVEPEDVAWLGCTTTSSRIRIGLAVRVSSRPLGPVAVSCTGTSAVQTLRLPISRGRPVVVVKTAALRTSLDRPTAEPLQGAVDHASRAPRFPVLLTTHQAAWERLWADGELEVPGETGRILRLHAFHLLQTLSPFTTELDVGVPARGLHGEAYRGHVFWDELFVLPYVTLHFPDVARSLLTYRYRRLPPARDAARRAGFSGAMFPWQSGSSGQEETQTLHLNPRSGRWLPDHSQLQRHVGSAIAWNVWRYGQTTGDTGFTHGPGAELLLHIAHYWASAAAYDPEERRYRIRGVLGPDEYHDAYPDAATPGIDDNAYTNVTAAWVLARALDLFGELPPARRSELITVLGLGIDDLDRWQEVSRRLYVPFHDGVISQFEGYGDLAELDWDAYRARYHGIRRLDRILEAEGDTVNRYQASKQADTLMLGYLFRPAELYEIFARLGYPLDADIWRATVSYYLARTSHGSTLSSLVHGWVLARQKGEDAWSLCQEALLSDVTDIQGGTTGEGIHLGAMGGTLDLVERVVAGLEACADGLRVDPVPLGDVPRSTFTFCYRGHRGIRVRFLPGRFGISVPASRCDPVHLVLPGGRRASVAPGQQCWFRLPPSQGPQPRPTRVAPPAK, from the coding sequence ATGACGACCTCGTGGGCCTGGGAGTTCGGCAGGTACGACCCCAAAACGGAACGGGTCGTCGAAAGCCTGTGCACCCTCGGCAACGGGCGGTTCGCCACGCGGGGATCGGCGCCCGAGACCGTGGCCGACGCGGTCCACTCCCCGGGGACCTACCTCGCAGGCTGCTACAACCGTCTCGTCTCGACCGTGGGAGGCGCACAGGTCACCAACGAGGACATGGTCCGGCTCCCCGACTGGACGGCGTTGCGTTACCGCTGTCTGCCGGAGGGCGGACCGCCGGGCGACTGGCTGACACCCGACGACTCCACCTTGCGCCACGGCAGGGTCTCCCTCGACCTGCGCGGTGGCACTCTGACGCGCCGCATGCTCTTCCAGGACTCGCACGGCCGTCGGCTGGGTGTCACGCACACGCGGCTCGTTCACATGGGCGACCCGTACCTGGCCGCGCAGCGCACCGTCTTCCACGCCTACGGCTGGCGCGGCGCCCTCATGGTCGAATCGGTCCTCGACGGAGCCATCGCGAATACCGGTGTCGAGCGCTACCGCGACCTCGCCGGCCGCCATCTCGCCGACCACCACGTCGGTGTCGAGCCGGAAGACGTCGCATGGCTGGGCTGTACGACGACCTCGTCCCGGATCCGGATCGGACTCGCCGTACGCGTCTCCTCGCGCCCCCTCGGCCCCGTGGCGGTGTCCTGCACCGGCACGTCCGCAGTCCAGACGCTCAGGCTGCCGATCTCCCGGGGAAGACCCGTCGTGGTGGTGAAGACCGCCGCCCTGCGGACGTCGCTCGACCGGCCCACAGCAGAGCCCCTGCAAGGGGCCGTCGACCATGCGTCGCGAGCACCGCGTTTTCCCGTACTGCTCACCACGCATCAGGCTGCTTGGGAACGACTCTGGGCCGATGGGGAGTTGGAAGTTCCCGGAGAGACGGGGCGCATCCTGCGCCTGCACGCCTTCCATCTCCTCCAGACGCTCTCCCCGTTCACCACCGAGCTCGACGTGGGCGTGCCGGCCCGGGGACTGCACGGAGAGGCCTACCGGGGGCACGTCTTCTGGGACGAGCTCTTCGTCCTGCCCTACGTCACCCTGCACTTCCCGGACGTTGCCCGCTCCCTGCTCACGTACCGGTACCGCCGCCTGCCCCCGGCGCGCGACGCCGCGCGCCGGGCGGGTTTCTCGGGCGCCATGTTCCCCTGGCAGAGCGGAAGTTCCGGCCAAGAGGAGACGCAGACGCTGCATCTGAACCCCCGCTCCGGCAGATGGCTGCCCGACCACTCGCAGCTGCAGCGGCACGTCGGATCGGCCATCGCATGGAACGTCTGGCGCTACGGCCAGACCACCGGCGACACCGGGTTCACGCACGGGCCCGGCGCCGAACTCCTGCTGCACATCGCCCACTACTGGGCCAGCGCCGCCGCGTACGACCCCGAAGAACGGCGCTACCGGATCCGTGGCGTCCTGGGCCCCGACGAATACCACGACGCCTACCCGGACGCCGCCACGCCAGGGATCGACGACAACGCCTACACCAACGTCACCGCAGCCTGGGTACTCGCCCGCGCCCTCGACCTGTTCGGCGAACTGCCGCCCGCCCGCCGCAGTGAACTGATCACGGTGCTGGGCCTCGGCATCGATGACCTCGACCGGTGGCAGGAGGTCTCACGCCGACTGTACGTGCCGTTCCACGACGGAGTCATCAGCCAGTTCGAAGGCTACGGGGACCTGGCCGAACTCGACTGGGACGCCTACCGCGCCCGCTACCACGGCATCCGCCGCCTCGACCGCATCCTCGAAGCCGAGGGGGACACGGTCAACCGTTACCAGGCATCCAAACAGGCCGACACCCTCATGCTCGGCTATCTCTTCCGACCTGCCGAGCTGTACGAGATCTTCGCCCGGCTCGGCTACCCCCTCGATGCCGACATCTGGCGTGCGACCGTCTCCTACTACCTCGCCCGGACCAGCCACGGCTCGACGCTCAGCAGTCTCGTACACGGCTGGGTCCTCGCCCGGCAGAAGGGCGAGGACGCCTGGTCGCTCTGCCAGGAGGCCCTGCTGAGCGATGTCACCGACATCCAGGGCGGCACGACGGGCGAGGGCATCCACCTGGGTGCCATGGGCGGCACCCTCGACCTCGTCGAGCGCGTCGTCGCCGGGCTGGAGGCCTGTGCGGACGGACTCCGTGTGGACCCCGTTCCGCTCGGTGACGTACCGCGCTCGACCTTCACTTTCTGCTACCGGGGGCACCGGGGTATCCGTGTCCGATTCCTGCCGGGCCGGTTCGGGATCTCCGTGCCCGCTTCGCGGTGCGACCCCGTACACCTCGTGCTGCCGGGCGGCCGAAGGGCGAGCGTGGCCCCGGGGCAGCAGTGCTGGTTCCGCCTGCCGCCGAGCCAGGGCCCGCAGCCACGCCCGACGAGAGTGGCCCCACCGGCGAAGTGA
- a CDS encoding Rv1733c family protein, whose amino-acid sequence MFHRSSSGPGHRGSQDGPTSRRRRHDAEANPLRRATDRTRSRWLLVFVLSCVLAVACGVEVGLTAMDNGLRAAAEQARHRHLVKATTVGETTRHIPTRANAATTTAPAQWQFPPASRHTSALPVPAGTPVGHTVALWVDDTGEAASAPRGRTELASDAVAAGAAGAGLITLAAAGVVFLRLRRVEARNLAQWERDWERVEPGWSGRLRPGREADDD is encoded by the coding sequence ATGTTCCACCGAAGCTCGTCCGGACCAGGACACAGGGGTTCGCAGGACGGCCCCACGAGCAGGCGGCGCAGGCATGATGCGGAGGCCAACCCGCTCCGGCGGGCGACGGACCGTACGCGCAGTCGCTGGCTCCTCGTCTTCGTGCTGTCGTGCGTCCTCGCCGTGGCCTGTGGGGTCGAGGTGGGACTCACCGCCATGGACAACGGGCTCCGCGCGGCCGCGGAGCAGGCACGACACCGACACCTGGTGAAGGCGACCACCGTCGGCGAAACCACGCGGCACATCCCGACCCGGGCCAACGCCGCAACCACAACAGCTCCTGCGCAGTGGCAGTTTCCCCCCGCCTCCCGCCACACGTCTGCCCTCCCCGTCCCGGCCGGGACGCCCGTGGGGCACACGGTTGCGCTGTGGGTCGACGATACCGGCGAGGCAGCCTCGGCTCCCCGGGGCCGGACCGAGCTGGCTTCGGACGCCGTCGCCGCCGGGGCAGCCGGCGCGGGCCTGATCACGCTCGCGGCCGCGGGCGTCGTCTTCCTGCGGCTCCGCCGCGTCGAAGCGCGCAACCTCGCCCAGTGGGAGCGCGACTGGGAACGCGTGGAACCGGGCTGGTCCGGGCGACTGCGCCCGGGGCGGGAGGCCGACGATGACTGA
- a CDS encoding DUF1876 domain-containing protein, with protein MSHTTEWKVRLFLFEEDRTTKARLELDTGTTKVTGHGTARCNPQDSDVPEIGDELAAARAMEDLALQMKRAAYGDIGAVGAGTRSQDSLRPYAGWLNAATS; from the coding sequence ATGTCTCACACCACTGAATGGAAGGTCCGGCTCTTCCTGTTCGAAGAGGACCGCACCACCAAGGCCCGACTGGAACTCGACACCGGTACCACCAAGGTCACCGGACACGGCACTGCTCGGTGCAACCCGCAGGACAGCGACGTTCCGGAGATCGGTGACGAACTGGCCGCGGCCCGGGCCATGGAGGACTTGGCCCTGCAAATGAAGCGCGCCGCGTACGGTGACATCGGTGCCGTCGGCGCGGGGACGCGCTCGCAGGACTCTCTCAGACCGTATGCAGGGTGGTTGAACGCCGCCACCTCGTAG
- a CDS encoding zinc-dependent alcohol dehydrogenase family protein has product MKALVFHGPGQTSWQDVPDPGIKDAADAVVRVDAVTICGTDLHIIKGDVPEVTPGRILGHEAVGTVVEIGGDVRSVRPGDRVLISCISSCGRCRFCREGHYGQCRGGGGWVLGHTIDGTQAEYVRVPFADLSVHPLPSAVDSHDAVLLADIFPTSYEVGVLNGKVRPGDTVVVVGAGPIGLAAIATAQLYSPGRIIAVDLAESRLAAGRALGADATARADEEPERLVEDLTDGLGADVVMEAVGVPEAFEMCTRMVRPGGHVANIGVHGKPATLHLEDLWIKDVTLTTGLVDTYSTPMLLKMMAAGRLPAASLVTHRFELGQMEEAYDVFSRAAETGALKVALGGPQHNTVSTQTSGK; this is encoded by the coding sequence ATGAAGGCACTCGTCTTCCACGGCCCGGGACAGACCTCCTGGCAGGACGTTCCGGATCCGGGCATCAAGGACGCCGCCGACGCGGTGGTCCGCGTCGACGCGGTCACCATCTGCGGTACCGACCTGCACATCATCAAGGGCGACGTGCCCGAGGTGACCCCGGGCCGCATCCTGGGCCACGAGGCGGTCGGCACCGTCGTCGAGATCGGCGGCGACGTCCGCAGCGTCCGGCCGGGCGACCGGGTGCTGATCTCCTGCATCTCGTCCTGTGGCCGCTGCCGGTTCTGCCGGGAAGGCCACTACGGCCAGTGCCGCGGAGGCGGCGGCTGGGTGTTGGGCCACACCATCGACGGCACGCAGGCCGAGTACGTCCGCGTGCCCTTCGCGGACCTGTCCGTGCACCCGCTGCCCAGCGCCGTCGACAGCCACGACGCCGTACTGCTCGCCGACATCTTCCCCACCTCCTACGAGGTGGGCGTCCTGAACGGCAAGGTCCGGCCCGGCGACACGGTCGTCGTGGTCGGCGCCGGCCCCATCGGCCTGGCCGCCATCGCCACCGCGCAGCTCTACAGCCCCGGCCGGATCATCGCCGTCGACCTCGCCGAGTCCCGGCTGGCAGCGGGCCGCGCCCTGGGTGCGGACGCAACAGCGCGCGCGGACGAGGAGCCCGAGAGGCTCGTCGAGGACCTCACGGACGGGCTCGGCGCCGACGTCGTCATGGAGGCGGTCGGCGTGCCGGAAGCCTTCGAGATGTGCACGCGGATGGTTCGCCCCGGCGGGCACGTCGCCAACATCGGCGTCCACGGCAAGCCGGCGACCCTCCACCTCGAGGACCTGTGGATCAAGGACGTCACCCTCACCACCGGGCTCGTCGACACCTACTCGACGCCGATGCTCCTGAAGATGATGGCCGCAGGCCGGCTCCCCGCCGCCTCGCTGGTCACCCACCGCTTCGAGCTCGGGCAGATGGAGGAGGCGTATGACGTCTTCTCCCGCGCGGCCGAGACCGGAGCCCTCAAGGTGGCGCTGGGCGGCCCTCAGCACAACACCGTGAGCACACAGACCTCGGGGAAGTGA
- a CDS encoding helix-turn-helix domain-containing protein, protein MPRTSPKPAQEVGHTDLGRRIAARRMELGLTREQVGDRCGTDASYIAYLEERAANPSAGSLVRLADSLGTTVAELTGATTDQPPGRGTAWLDSELVPLSEAECGRLLSTHGIGRVAIFTAEGPGIFPVNYVVAGNDIAFRTSGDALLARAAGTEVAFEVDHIDDAMKQGWSVMAVGEVVGVTDGEALQRLDAIARSLPWAGGQRTHWMSVTPVRITGRRVGRK, encoded by the coding sequence ATGCCCAGAACGTCACCGAAGCCCGCTCAGGAAGTCGGACACACGGACCTCGGGCGGCGGATCGCCGCCCGGCGCATGGAACTCGGGCTCACCCGTGAACAGGTGGGCGACCGCTGTGGGACGGACGCCTCGTACATCGCCTACCTGGAAGAGCGGGCCGCCAACCCCAGCGCCGGTTCGCTCGTACGCCTCGCCGACTCGCTCGGGACGACCGTTGCCGAACTGACCGGCGCCACCACCGATCAACCGCCCGGCCGCGGTACCGCCTGGCTGGACTCCGAACTCGTCCCGCTCAGCGAGGCGGAGTGTGGTCGGCTGCTGTCGACGCACGGCATCGGCCGGGTTGCGATCTTTACCGCGGAAGGCCCCGGAATCTTCCCGGTCAACTACGTCGTCGCCGGGAACGACATCGCCTTCCGGACCTCCGGTGACGCGCTACTCGCCCGTGCCGCCGGCACCGAGGTGGCATTCGAGGTCGACCACATCGACGACGCGATGAAGCAAGGCTGGAGCGTGATGGCCGTCGGCGAAGTCGTCGGCGTCACCGACGGCGAAGCCCTTCAACGGCTGGACGCCATCGCGCGCTCCCTGCCCTGGGCGGGCGGACAGCGTACGCACTGGATGTCGGTCACTCCCGTCCGGATCACCGGCCGCCGCGTGGGGCGCAAGTGA
- a CDS encoding Acg family FMN-binding oxidoreductase, with product MSAPRLDPESVIPLIEDAVAAPSMHNAQPWKFVIRPDTAVLELHGDPERAMPRADPDHRALHLGCGAALFNLRVSAASAGYEAVVDVLPDPLDPWFLATIRLQAAADADRDLAALRPAVRSRHSSRFPFTEEEIQTPLLDALRAAALLEGCRLVVPDAWHTETVLGLVRDSEHREEMDEAVQGETSAWTQSEEGDEQERSDGIPVSAFGPRPSGRSAPVRDFGRSRPVTGRGWAVFEKHPHIALLGTSEDTPTDWLRAGQALERVLLQATADGLVSSMTSQPLEWPELRWTVRDPVAPTGHVQMVIRLGYGPQGPATPRRPVDEVLAVI from the coding sequence GTGTCCGCACCGCGCTTGGACCCCGAAAGCGTCATCCCCCTCATCGAAGACGCCGTCGCGGCGCCTTCGATGCACAACGCCCAGCCCTGGAAGTTCGTCATCAGGCCGGACACGGCGGTGCTCGAGCTGCACGGCGATCCCGAGCGGGCGATGCCGCGGGCCGACCCCGACCACCGCGCGCTCCATCTGGGCTGCGGCGCAGCGTTGTTCAACCTGCGCGTGTCGGCGGCGTCAGCAGGCTACGAGGCCGTTGTCGACGTGCTTCCCGACCCGCTCGACCCTTGGTTCCTGGCCACGATCCGGCTCCAGGCGGCGGCTGACGCCGACCGCGATCTGGCCGCGCTCCGTCCTGCCGTACGGAGCCGGCACTCCAGCCGGTTCCCGTTCACCGAGGAGGAGATCCAGACTCCCCTGCTGGACGCTCTGCGCGCAGCCGCCCTGCTGGAGGGCTGCCGTCTGGTCGTGCCCGATGCCTGGCACACCGAGACCGTACTTGGCCTGGTCCGCGACTCCGAGCACCGCGAGGAGATGGACGAGGCGGTCCAGGGCGAAACGTCGGCGTGGACGCAATCAGAGGAAGGCGACGAGCAGGAGCGGAGCGACGGCATTCCCGTCTCCGCGTTCGGCCCCCGCCCCTCCGGCAGGTCCGCCCCGGTCCGTGACTTCGGCCGGTCACGGCCCGTGACCGGCCGCGGCTGGGCCGTTTTCGAGAAGCATCCGCACATCGCGCTGCTCGGCACGTCCGAGGACACCCCCACGGACTGGCTCCGCGCGGGGCAGGCTCTGGAACGGGTCCTCCTTCAGGCCACCGCTGACGGCCTCGTCAGCTCCATGACTTCACAGCCGCTGGAATGGCCCGAACTCCGATGGACGGTTCGCGATCCCGTCGCGCCGACGGGGCACGTCCAGATGGTCATCCGGCTGGGCTACGGCCCCCAGGGGCCGGCAACTCCCCGCAGACCGGTCGACGAGGTTCTCGCCGTCATCTGA
- a CDS encoding HAD family hydrolase, translated as MTSIRAVVFDTDGVLLDSTVLHATAWKAAFDGCLDAWASDGTTQRPFDADREYRELVDGKARYDGARAFLSARGIDLPPGERADTSGCRTVWAVAARKEQIFTENLSSRAVDAFADVRPALNELKARGARCAAVSASRHARALLESAALADLFDALVDGKDAARLGLAGKPDPALFLEAAGRLGTAPADTAVVEDAIAGVEAGSRGGFGLVVGIDRSPDAHTADSLRAGGADLVLSDLGALPAVLRGHAP; from the coding sequence GTGACGTCGATCCGGGCCGTCGTCTTCGACACCGACGGGGTCCTGCTCGATTCCACGGTGCTCCACGCGACCGCTTGGAAGGCCGCCTTCGACGGCTGCCTCGACGCGTGGGCATCCGATGGCACGACGCAGCGACCCTTCGATGCCGATCGCGAATACCGGGAGCTGGTCGACGGGAAGGCCCGCTACGACGGGGCCCGTGCCTTCCTGAGCGCCCGGGGGATCGATCTGCCACCGGGTGAGCGCGCGGACACGTCGGGCTGCCGCACGGTCTGGGCCGTGGCCGCGCGCAAGGAACAGATCTTCACCGAGAACCTCAGCTCCCGGGCCGTCGACGCGTTCGCCGATGTCCGCCCGGCCCTCAACGAGCTGAAGGCCCGAGGCGCGCGGTGTGCAGCGGTGTCCGCGTCCCGGCACGCCCGCGCACTGCTGGAGTCCGCCGCCCTGGCGGATCTCTTCGACGCGCTGGTGGACGGAAAGGACGCGGCGCGGCTCGGCCTGGCCGGCAAGCCCGATCCCGCGCTCTTCCTCGAAGCGGCCGGGCGTCTGGGCACCGCCCCCGCGGACACGGCGGTCGTGGAGGACGCGATCGCCGGGGTCGAGGCAGGGAGCCGGGGCGGCTTCGGCCTGGTCGTCGGCATCGACCGGTCACCCGATGCGCACACGGCCGACTCCCTGCGCGCAGGAGGGGCGGACCTCGTGCTGTCCGACCTCGGCGCACTGCCCGCCGTACTCCGCGGGCACGCACCATGA